In Listeria cossartiae subsp. cossartiae, one genomic interval encodes:
- the mutL gene encoding DNA mismatch repair endonuclease MutL: protein MAKHIVELTDALSNKIAAGEVVERPASVVKELVENAIDAKSTVIDILVEEAGLNKITIIDNGSGIEEEDVATAFLRHATSKIKNEADLFRVHTLGFRGEALPSIASVSHLSLETSTGETKGTTISLEGGKIIEQKSGHARKGTQIEVSQLFFNTPARLKYLKSLPTELGNITDILNRLALAHPDISFRFSHNGKPLLQTNGNGDLRQVIAAIYGVSIAKKSIPVKAESLDFKISGYAVLPEVNRSNRNYISTIINGRFIKNFALVKAIQEGYHTLLPIGRFPIIVLQIEMDPIIVDVNVHPAKLEVRLSKEKELGQLISQMIKAAFHKLQLIPDGEISKKQKEVQKSEQIQMSFEENKPPKEVPTLFSKPAIPEYVPSDEDAPREDDFILETMPPYESAPQTEHAEQPKERIPKMYPIGQMHATYIFAQNENGLYIIDQHAAQERIKYEFYREKIGEVSRELQELLVPIVLEFPADEYVRLEEQKVKLEEVGVFLENFGQNSFIIRAHPAWFPKDQEEEMLREIIDEALSAPSISIHKLREDTAIMMSCKKSIKANHYLTTQDMEALLDTLREASDPFTCPHGRPVIIQYSTYELEKMFKRVM, encoded by the coding sequence ATGGCTAAACATATTGTCGAATTAACGGATGCTTTATCCAATAAAATAGCTGCCGGAGAAGTAGTCGAGCGCCCTGCTTCTGTTGTCAAAGAATTAGTAGAAAATGCTATTGATGCAAAAAGTACGGTCATCGATATTCTAGTGGAAGAAGCGGGATTGAATAAAATTACTATTATTGATAATGGTAGCGGCATTGAAGAAGAAGACGTTGCAACAGCCTTCTTGCGCCACGCCACAAGTAAAATCAAAAACGAAGCAGATTTATTCCGCGTGCATACTCTGGGATTCCGCGGCGAGGCACTTCCAAGTATCGCCTCAGTTTCCCATTTGTCACTGGAAACTTCTACCGGAGAAACTAAAGGGACAACGATTTCCTTAGAAGGCGGGAAAATCATCGAACAAAAAAGCGGGCACGCTAGAAAAGGGACACAAATCGAAGTATCCCAGTTATTCTTTAATACGCCAGCCCGCCTCAAATATTTAAAAAGCTTACCAACAGAACTAGGTAATATCACCGACATTCTCAATCGCCTAGCTTTAGCACATCCGGATATCAGTTTCCGCTTTTCGCACAACGGGAAACCATTACTGCAAACTAACGGCAATGGTGATTTACGTCAAGTGATTGCTGCGATTTACGGTGTTTCAATTGCGAAAAAATCGATCCCTGTCAAAGCGGAGTCACTCGATTTTAAAATTTCCGGATACGCCGTGTTACCAGAAGTGAATCGTTCCAATCGTAATTATATTTCGACCATTATCAACGGCCGTTTTATTAAAAATTTTGCATTAGTAAAAGCCATTCAAGAAGGTTACCACACGCTTTTACCGATTGGTCGCTTTCCGATTATCGTTTTACAAATTGAAATGGACCCGATTATTGTAGATGTCAACGTTCACCCTGCAAAGTTAGAAGTCCGTTTAAGTAAAGAAAAAGAGCTTGGTCAGCTTATTAGTCAAATGATTAAAGCTGCCTTTCATAAGTTACAACTAATTCCAGATGGTGAAATTTCTAAAAAGCAAAAAGAAGTTCAAAAATCCGAGCAAATTCAAATGTCCTTTGAAGAGAATAAACCGCCGAAAGAAGTACCAACCCTTTTTTCCAAACCGGCTATTCCAGAATATGTTCCTTCCGATGAGGATGCTCCGCGGGAAGACGACTTTATTTTAGAAACGATGCCGCCATACGAATCAGCACCTCAAACGGAGCATGCAGAACAACCGAAAGAGCGCATCCCAAAAATGTACCCAATCGGTCAAATGCACGCTACGTACATTTTTGCTCAGAATGAAAATGGTTTATATATCATTGATCAACATGCGGCACAAGAACGAATTAAGTACGAATTCTACCGTGAAAAAATCGGCGAAGTTAGCCGCGAATTGCAAGAACTACTAGTACCGATTGTGCTCGAGTTCCCGGCAGATGAATATGTTCGCTTAGAAGAACAAAAAGTTAAACTAGAAGAAGTGGGTGTATTCCTAGAAAACTTCGGACAAAATAGCTTTATCATTCGTGCGCACCCAGCTTGGTTTCCAAAAGATCAAGAAGAAGAGATGCTCCGCGAAATTATCGACGAAGCATTATCCGCACCAAGTATCAGTATTCATAAACTAAGAGAAGATACAGCGATTATGATGAGCTGTAAAAAATCAATTAAAGCCAATCATTATTTAACAACGCAAGATATGGAAGCGTTACTCGACACACTTAGAGAAGCGAGCGATCCATTCACTTGTCCACATGGTCGGCCCGTGATTATTCAGTATTCGACCTATGAACTAGAAAAAATGTTTAAACGTGTCATGTAA
- the pflA gene encoding pyruvate formate-lyase-activating protein, translating into MTEVLGRVHSVETMGTVDGPGIRFIVFMQGCLLRCQFCHNPDTWKIGTGTERSAQDVFDEAIKYKEFWDASGGGVTVSGGEPLLQVDFLIEFFTLCKAAGIHTTIDSCGGCFTRDPEFIEKLDRLMEVTDLILLDIKQINPEKHLKLTTKSNAPIIDFAHYLRDKEQPIWIRHVLIPTKTDDPEDLTKLHEFIQTLPNVKQVDVLPYHTMGVYKWKEMGIRYPLEGIEAPEEEVVAMANKILETSSYK; encoded by the coding sequence ATGACAGAGGTTTTAGGAAGAGTTCATTCAGTAGAAACAATGGGAACAGTAGACGGTCCAGGTATCCGCTTTATTGTTTTCATGCAGGGGTGTTTACTTCGTTGCCAATTTTGTCATAATCCCGATACTTGGAAAATTGGTACTGGCACAGAACGTTCTGCCCAAGATGTATTTGACGAAGCAATTAAGTATAAAGAGTTTTGGGATGCTTCTGGCGGCGGCGTTACAGTTAGTGGCGGTGAACCATTACTTCAAGTAGATTTCCTAATTGAGTTCTTCACGCTTTGTAAAGCAGCAGGGATTCATACAACGATTGACTCTTGCGGTGGTTGTTTCACACGTGATCCTGAATTTATCGAGAAATTAGACCGTTTGATGGAAGTAACAGATTTAATTTTACTGGATATTAAACAAATTAACCCAGAAAAGCATTTAAAACTGACGACCAAATCCAATGCGCCAATTATTGATTTTGCTCATTATTTACGTGATAAAGAACAACCAATTTGGATTAGACACGTGCTAATTCCAACGAAAACCGATGATCCAGAAGATTTAACCAAGCTACACGAATTCATTCAAACGCTTCCGAACGTAAAACAAGTGGATGTACTTCCATACCATACAATGGGTGTTTACAAATGGAAAGAAATGGGCATTCGTTATCCGTTAGAAGGTATCGAAGCTCCAGAAGAAGAAGTAGTGGCAATGGCTAATAAAATTTTAGAAACTAGTAGTTATAAATAG
- a CDS encoding helix-turn-helix domain-containing protein, producing the protein MAIVLRLDRIMADRKISLNQLSQEVGVANVNLSKIKTGKVSAIRFSTLNEICKVLNCQPGDILEYVADDSIDSEL; encoded by the coding sequence ATGGCAATTGTATTAAGGTTGGACCGAATAATGGCCGACCGTAAAATATCTTTAAACCAGCTATCCCAAGAAGTTGGTGTGGCAAATGTGAATTTATCCAAAATAAAAACCGGCAAAGTTAGCGCCATTCGGTTTTCAACACTAAATGAAATATGCAAAGTGTTAAACTGCCAACCTGGCGATATTTTAGAGTATGTAGCCGATGATTCTATTGATAGCGAACTTTAA
- the mutS gene encoding DNA mismatch repair protein MutS, translating to MTEYTPMIKQYLEIKDKYQDAFLFFRLGDFYEMFFEDALNASQILEITLTGREGGTKEKIPMCGVPYHSASGYIDTLIEKGYKVAICEQVEDPKTTKGMVKREVVQLISPGTVMDERGLKAKENNYIASLYCYEGKEYGFAYSDLSTGELKSTVIEASEDRLINELTTLSTRELIVSSSEKEVLSDVMKEQLGLTFSVHEEDTIPAENEKLVTRHMSLSEKRAIGKLLHYLKETQKRDLGHLQQAVHYETSNYMKMDYYSKRNLELAESIRGKGRQGTLLWLLDNTQTAMGGRMLKQWIDRPLIDRKKIIERQNDVSELMAHFFERLELVENLKNVYDLERLAGRVAYGNVNARDLVQLRNSLYQIPRIRATLLSMNSESLTELANQLDPCEELTEKLEDAIMDSAPISIREGGIIKDGYNSQLDTYRDASRNGKTWIAELERKERELTGIKTMKVGFNRVFGYYIEVTRANTHLLPEGRYERKQTLTNAERYITPELKEKEKLILDAEEKSMELEYQLFTEVREMVKDYIERLQKLAKSVSEIDCLQSFADISEKNHFIRPTLSEDGSLHVKQGRHPVVEKVMGAQSYVANDCDLDENREILLITGPNMSGKSTYMRQVALTAICAQVGCFVPAEEATLPIFDQIFTRIGAADDLIAGQSTFMVEMLEARNAIVHATKDSLILFDEIGRGTATYDGMALAQAIIEYIHENVHAKTLFSTHYHELTDLEKELRGLQNIHVSAVEENGKVVFLHKIKEGPADKSYGIHVAELAELPKSLIERASRILEQLESDDKKIIITNDKQPEQVHEEVQLSMFPVEPEKKASSKETKLLKEIASMNIMQMTPMDAMNKLYELQSKVH from the coding sequence ATGACAGAATATACACCGATGATTAAGCAATACTTGGAGATCAAAGACAAATATCAAGATGCTTTCTTATTTTTCCGTTTAGGAGATTTTTATGAAATGTTTTTTGAGGATGCACTGAATGCTTCTCAAATTTTAGAAATTACATTAACTGGTCGTGAAGGTGGAACGAAAGAGAAAATCCCGATGTGCGGAGTTCCATATCATTCGGCGAGCGGTTATATTGATACGTTAATCGAAAAAGGATATAAAGTAGCTATTTGTGAACAAGTCGAGGATCCTAAAACGACGAAAGGCATGGTGAAGCGTGAAGTAGTGCAATTGATTTCACCAGGAACCGTTATGGATGAACGCGGCTTAAAAGCAAAAGAAAATAACTATATTGCTTCCCTTTATTGCTATGAAGGCAAAGAGTATGGCTTTGCTTATTCCGACTTATCGACAGGTGAATTAAAATCAACCGTTATTGAAGCTAGCGAAGATCGTTTGATTAATGAGCTAACGACACTTTCAACAAGAGAATTGATTGTTTCTTCCTCGGAAAAAGAAGTGCTTTCAGATGTCATGAAGGAGCAACTAGGTTTAACTTTTTCTGTGCACGAAGAAGATACGATTCCAGCCGAAAATGAGAAATTAGTAACGCGCCATATGTCATTATCAGAAAAACGAGCTATCGGCAAATTACTACATTACTTAAAAGAAACGCAAAAGCGGGATTTAGGTCATTTGCAACAAGCTGTTCATTACGAAACGAGCAATTACATGAAAATGGACTATTATTCCAAACGCAATTTAGAATTAGCAGAGTCGATTCGTGGTAAAGGACGTCAAGGCACGCTGCTATGGCTTTTAGATAATACGCAAACAGCTATGGGCGGGAGAATGCTCAAACAATGGATTGACCGTCCACTAATTGACCGCAAAAAAATTATCGAACGTCAAAATGATGTTAGTGAACTAATGGCTCACTTTTTCGAACGCTTAGAGTTAGTAGAAAACTTGAAAAATGTATACGACCTAGAACGCCTTGCCGGTCGAGTTGCATATGGAAATGTCAATGCGCGCGATTTAGTACAACTGAGGAATTCGTTATATCAAATTCCACGCATTCGTGCAACGCTATTATCGATGAATAGCGAGAGTCTCACAGAACTTGCGAATCAATTAGATCCGTGTGAAGAATTAACGGAAAAACTGGAAGATGCCATTATGGATTCCGCGCCGATTTCCATTCGTGAAGGCGGGATTATTAAAGACGGCTATAACAGCCAATTAGATACGTACCGCGATGCAAGTCGTAACGGAAAAACGTGGATTGCTGAATTAGAACGGAAAGAACGCGAACTAACGGGCATTAAAACGATGAAGGTAGGCTTTAACCGCGTATTTGGCTATTATATTGAAGTTACCCGAGCAAACACGCATTTGCTCCCAGAAGGCCGCTACGAGCGTAAGCAGACGCTAACGAATGCCGAACGTTATATTACACCAGAACTAAAAGAAAAAGAAAAACTCATTTTAGATGCGGAAGAAAAGAGCATGGAGTTAGAATACCAATTATTTACAGAAGTACGCGAAATGGTAAAAGACTACATAGAACGTCTGCAAAAATTAGCGAAGTCTGTAAGTGAAATCGATTGTCTGCAAAGTTTTGCAGATATTAGCGAGAAAAACCATTTCATTCGTCCGACACTCAGCGAAGACGGTTCCTTGCACGTTAAACAAGGTCGCCACCCGGTTGTAGAAAAAGTAATGGGGGCGCAAAGTTATGTCGCAAATGACTGTGATTTAGATGAAAATCGGGAAATCTTGCTTATAACTGGTCCTAATATGTCAGGTAAAAGTACGTACATGCGCCAAGTAGCCTTAACGGCAATTTGTGCGCAAGTCGGTTGCTTTGTTCCTGCCGAAGAAGCGACATTACCAATTTTTGACCAGATTTTCACACGAATTGGTGCAGCGGATGATTTAATCGCCGGCCAAAGTACGTTCATGGTCGAGATGCTGGAAGCGAGAAATGCCATCGTCCATGCGACAAAAGACAGTTTAATCTTATTTGATGAAATTGGTCGCGGGACAGCTACTTATGATGGAATGGCACTTGCGCAAGCGATCATTGAATATATCCATGAAAACGTCCATGCTAAAACACTTTTCTCCACACATTACCATGAACTAACAGATCTCGAGAAAGAGCTAAGAGGTCTGCAAAATATTCATGTTAGCGCCGTTGAAGAAAATGGTAAAGTAGTATTCCTTCATAAAATTAAAGAAGGCCCAGCAGATAAAAGTTACGGGATTCATGTCGCTGAGTTAGCGGAACTACCAAAATCATTAATCGAACGAGCAAGCCGTATTTTAGAACAGCTTGAAAGCGACGATAAGAAAATAATTATCACAAACGACAAACAACCAGAACAAGTTCACGAAGAAGTTCAACTATCCATGTTCCCAGTAGAGCCAGAGAAAAAAGCATCATCGAAAGAAACCAAACTACTAAAAGAAATTGCTTCTATGAACATTATGCAAATGACGCCAATGGATGCAATGAACAAACTATACGAACTTCAAAGTAAAGTCCATTAA
- a CDS encoding glycerol-3-phosphate responsive antiterminator — protein MELPFSGQSIIPAAHNQKDMEKILELDLTYMVMLETHVAQLKSLVKYAQASGKKVLLHADLVNGLKNDDYAIDFLCKEICPDGIISTRGNAIMKAKQHKMLAIQRLFMIDSSAYNKGVALIQKVQPDCIELLPGIIPEQVQKMTQKLHIPVIAGGLIETSEQVDQVIASGAIAVTTSNKYLW, from the coding sequence TTGGAATTACCATTTTCCGGTCAATCTATCATCCCAGCTGCACATAATCAAAAAGATATGGAGAAAATTTTAGAACTTGATTTGACTTATATGGTGATGCTCGAAACGCATGTTGCTCAACTCAAATCTTTAGTCAAATACGCGCAAGCTAGCGGGAAAAAAGTTTTACTACACGCCGATTTAGTGAATGGCTTGAAAAACGATGATTACGCAATCGACTTTTTGTGCAAAGAAATTTGTCCAGATGGAATTATCTCGACTAGAGGAAATGCCATTATGAAAGCAAAACAGCACAAAATGCTAGCAATTCAACGTCTTTTCATGATTGATTCAAGTGCTTACAACAAAGGAGTAGCCTTGATTCAAAAAGTGCAACCAGATTGTATTGAACTTTTACCAGGGATTATCCCAGAACAAGTACAAAAAATGACGCAAAAACTGCATATCCCTGTTATTGCAGGTGGATTAATTGAAACGAGCGAGCAAGTTGATCAAGTAATCGCGAGCGGGGCAATCGCCGTTACAACATCCAATAAATATTTATGGTGA
- the mdrL gene encoding multidrug efflux MFS transporter MdrL yields MMTDKEMNTGKWITAAASLLAFMGIGVVDPLLPSIAESIGASHSQVEMLFTAYIFTMAIMMIPIGIVAGKLGDKKLIVIGLFIVTIFALLCGLSDTISALSIFRAGWGFGNSMFMATAMTMLIALSETPGHAIGIYEASMGLGMAFGPLLGGILGNLSWRYPFFATACLIFIAFLLILFKVKEPKKVVPASTEKNEVAIKQMLHLFKYRPFLQIAFSGMFYYYCFFTILAYSPLILGLSAIQIGFVFFAWGLCLALGSAKVSHALEVRFNSKQILKGSLLACAVILALLGFIDNTAVDIGLIVVSGLILGINNALFTTTVMEHSPYARSVTSGAYNFVRWLGAAFAPLCSGLLSEALGMKMPFIVASIICLAGMGLLFIKLKPAHFTLQQSTSIKSE; encoded by the coding sequence ATGATGACGGACAAAGAAATGAATACAGGGAAATGGATAACTGCAGCAGCTAGTTTGCTTGCGTTTATGGGGATAGGTGTTGTCGATCCACTGTTGCCTTCGATTGCGGAAAGTATCGGAGCATCTCATTCGCAAGTGGAAATGTTATTCACTGCATATATTTTTACTATGGCAATTATGATGATTCCAATTGGGATAGTCGCTGGGAAATTAGGTGACAAAAAGTTAATCGTTATCGGTCTATTTATCGTTACTATTTTTGCTTTATTATGCGGTTTATCAGACACAATTAGCGCTTTATCTATTTTTCGTGCTGGTTGGGGATTCGGAAATTCAATGTTTATGGCTACAGCGATGACAATGTTAATTGCTTTATCGGAAACACCAGGACACGCCATTGGAATTTATGAAGCTTCGATGGGCCTTGGGATGGCATTCGGACCGCTATTAGGAGGTATTCTAGGCAATCTTTCTTGGCGCTATCCATTTTTTGCCACTGCTTGCTTAATTTTTATCGCGTTTTTACTGATTTTATTTAAAGTAAAAGAGCCGAAGAAAGTCGTACCAGCGTCCACGGAAAAAAATGAAGTTGCCATCAAACAGATGCTCCATTTATTTAAATATCGTCCATTTTTACAAATTGCGTTTAGTGGGATGTTTTATTATTATTGCTTCTTTACGATTTTGGCTTATTCGCCACTTATTCTTGGTTTATCCGCCATTCAAATTGGTTTTGTATTTTTCGCTTGGGGCTTGTGTTTGGCGCTAGGATCAGCCAAAGTTTCGCATGCGTTAGAAGTTCGGTTCAACAGCAAACAAATTTTAAAAGGGTCATTGCTGGCTTGTGCGGTTATTTTAGCTTTACTAGGATTTATTGATAATACGGCTGTAGACATTGGCTTAATCGTTGTTTCTGGTTTGATTTTAGGCATAAATAATGCACTATTCACAACCACTGTCATGGAGCATTCACCGTATGCCAGAAGTGTAACGAGTGGCGCTTATAACTTTGTTCGTTGGTTAGGAGCAGCGTTCGCACCGCTTTGTTCAGGATTATTAAGCGAGGCGTTAGGTATGAAAATGCCGTTTATCGTCGCTAGTATCATTTGTTTAGCTGGCATGGGTTTACTGTTCATTAAACTAAAACCAGCACACTTTACATTACAACAATCTACTTCAATTAAAAGTGAATAA
- the pflB gene encoding formate C-acetyltransferase has protein sequence MTEQWYEFAGGNWQQEVDVRDFILKNYRLYDGDDTFLVGPTEATTKLWDQVMDLTKKERENGGVLDMDTKIVSTITSHDPGYLNKDLEKVVGVQTDVPFKRALQPFGGIRMAEVAAESYGFKVDEEISHIFSEYRKTHNQGVFDAYTAEMRAARKSGVITGLPDAYGRGRIIGDYRRVALYGVDFLIKQKKQDLNNTGLRTMSDDVIRQREELNEQIRALGELKVLGEKHGFDLGRPAKTAQEAFQWLYLGYLAAIKEQNGAAMSLGRTSTFLDIYVERDLRNGLITEEEAQEIVDHFIMKLRLVKFARTPDYNELFSGDPTWVTESIGGITEEGVPLVTKNSFRFLHTLDNLGPAPEPNLTVLWSTHLPSGFKKFCAKMSIKTSAIQYENDDVMRPKWGDDYAIACCVSAMRVGKQMQFFGARANLAKTLLYAINGGVDEKSKAQVGPAYRPVEGDVLDYKEVMEKYDAMMEWIAELYLNTLNVIHYMHDKYAYERIEMALHDTEVLRTMATGIAGLSVAADSLSAIKYATVRPIRDEDGIVVDYAIEGDYPKYGNNDDRVDEIAVELLKTFMTKVRKHKTYRDAVHTTSVLTITSNVVYGKKTGNTPDGRRAGEPFAPGANPMHGRDTKGALASLSSVAKLPYEYGQDGISNTFSIVPKALGREDESQINNLVAMLDGYSTKMGHHLNINVFNRDTLLDAMDHPEEYPQLTIRVSGYAVNFIKLTREQQLDVIHRTMHESM, from the coding sequence ATGACTGAACAATGGTATGAATTCGCAGGTGGTAACTGGCAACAAGAAGTAGATGTACGTGACTTTATCTTAAAAAACTATCGCTTATATGACGGTGACGACACTTTCTTAGTTGGCCCAACCGAAGCAACTACAAAACTTTGGGATCAAGTAATGGACTTAACTAAAAAAGAACGTGAAAACGGTGGCGTACTGGATATGGATACCAAAATCGTTTCAACCATCACTTCACATGACCCAGGTTACTTAAATAAAGATTTAGAAAAAGTTGTCGGCGTTCAAACTGACGTACCTTTCAAACGCGCTTTACAACCATTCGGCGGAATCCGTATGGCAGAAGTTGCAGCTGAATCTTATGGTTTTAAAGTAGACGAAGAAATTAGCCATATTTTCTCTGAATACCGTAAAACACATAACCAAGGTGTATTTGATGCTTATACAGCTGAAATGCGCGCAGCTCGTAAATCTGGCGTAATCACTGGTCTTCCAGATGCTTATGGTCGTGGACGTATTATCGGTGACTACCGTCGTGTAGCACTTTACGGTGTAGACTTCTTAATCAAACAAAAGAAACAAGATTTAAACAATACAGGTTTACGTACAATGAGCGATGACGTTATCCGTCAACGTGAAGAACTTAACGAACAAATTCGTGCTCTTGGCGAATTAAAAGTACTAGGCGAAAAACATGGTTTCGATCTTGGTCGCCCAGCTAAAACTGCTCAAGAAGCTTTCCAATGGTTATACCTTGGTTACTTAGCAGCAATCAAAGAACAAAATGGTGCGGCAATGAGCTTAGGTCGTACATCTACATTCCTTGATATTTATGTAGAACGTGATCTTCGCAATGGCTTAATTACAGAAGAAGAAGCGCAAGAAATCGTTGACCACTTCATCATGAAATTACGTCTTGTAAAATTTGCTCGTACACCAGATTACAACGAATTATTCTCTGGAGATCCAACTTGGGTTACTGAATCCATCGGTGGTATCACAGAAGAAGGCGTTCCACTTGTAACGAAAAACTCATTCCGTTTCTTACACACATTAGACAACTTAGGACCAGCTCCAGAGCCAAACTTAACTGTACTTTGGTCCACTCATTTACCATCAGGATTCAAGAAATTCTGTGCTAAAATGTCTATCAAAACATCTGCTATTCAATACGAAAATGATGATGTTATGCGCCCTAAATGGGGAGACGACTATGCAATCGCATGTTGTGTATCCGCAATGCGCGTTGGTAAACAAATGCAATTCTTTGGTGCTCGTGCCAACCTTGCTAAAACACTTCTTTATGCAATCAATGGTGGTGTCGACGAAAAATCTAAAGCTCAAGTTGGACCAGCTTACCGTCCAGTTGAAGGCGACGTATTAGATTACAAAGAAGTAATGGAAAAATATGATGCAATGATGGAATGGATTGCTGAACTTTACCTTAATACACTAAATGTAATTCACTATATGCATGATAAATACGCTTACGAACGTATCGAAATGGCTTTACATGATACAGAAGTATTACGTACAATGGCAACTGGTATCGCTGGACTTTCTGTTGCAGCTGACTCCTTATCTGCTATTAAATACGCAACTGTTCGCCCAATTCGTGACGAAGACGGCATCGTTGTTGATTATGCAATTGAAGGCGACTATCCTAAATACGGAAACAATGATGACCGTGTAGATGAAATCGCAGTAGAACTTCTAAAAACATTCATGACTAAAGTAAGAAAACATAAAACTTACCGTGATGCAGTTCACACAACTTCTGTTCTTACAATTACTTCTAACGTAGTTTATGGTAAGAAAACTGGTAATACACCAGACGGACGTCGTGCTGGCGAACCATTTGCACCAGGTGCGAACCCAATGCACGGCCGTGATACAAAAGGCGCTTTAGCTTCTCTATCTTCTGTTGCTAAACTTCCTTACGAATATGGTCAAGATGGTATTTCGAACACATTCTCTATCGTACCGAAAGCTTTAGGTCGCGAAGATGAATCTCAAATCAATAACTTAGTTGCAATGCTTGATGGTTATTCCACAAAAATGGGACATCACTTAAACATCAACGTATTCAATCGTGATACGTTACTAGATGCGATGGATCACCCAGAAGAATACCCACAATTAACTATCCGTGTTTCTGGATATGCAGTTAACTTCATTAAATTAACACGTGAACAACAATTAGACGTTATTCACCGTACAATGCACGAATCTATGTAA
- a CDS encoding PadR family transcriptional regulator has product MIPNVLEFTLLQMIAREASSGYELANRLRIMQNTHHSQIYPSLSKLEKAGFLVVHKHSQDKKPDKKVYTITQTGLDSLLEWSETPLKIPVTRDEFTTKVQLDWLNSTRTKGLIQERENYLKEQLVLIEETLDHFAKLFDLKTKQDKLKNMSYQVYARKFDLIQTELKWCEEIYKIL; this is encoded by the coding sequence ATGATTCCAAATGTTTTAGAATTTACGTTATTACAAATGATTGCTCGTGAAGCATCTAGCGGTTATGAGCTCGCAAATCGGCTTAGAATTATGCAAAATACACATCATAGCCAAATCTACCCTTCTTTATCTAAGTTGGAAAAAGCAGGTTTCTTAGTCGTACATAAGCATTCCCAAGATAAAAAGCCTGATAAAAAAGTCTACACAATCACCCAAACTGGCTTAGACTCTTTGCTTGAATGGTCTGAAACGCCACTTAAAATTCCTGTAACAAGAGATGAATTCACGACAAAAGTACAGCTTGATTGGTTGAATAGCACCCGCACAAAGGGCCTCATCCAAGAAAGAGAAAACTATTTAAAAGAACAGCTCGTCTTAATTGAAGAAACGCTTGACCATTTTGCCAAGTTATTTGATTTAAAAACCAAGCAAGACAAACTTAAAAACATGTCTTATCAAGTCTATGCAAGAAAATTTGATTTAATTCAAACGGAACTAAAATGGTGTGAAGAAATATATAAAATACTATAA
- a CDS encoding DUF2975 domain-containing protein, whose translation MKLKRLQKMSYFLHIALKILSVGSVMMAIMAVLMKLFSSKNVMMNKLESDTIFNFQTEFFSGADMQRYTQTEEWILVSVAVFSVSLIACLLWIASMIFKDLAAEFAPFSDIEVNRLRRISYLLLIYALVPQIMYSILHTVLIPGYSINFGLNMSFFFALIFYCLTEIFLYGASLQKESDETL comes from the coding sequence ATGAAGCTAAAACGATTGCAAAAAATGAGTTATTTTCTACATATTGCACTTAAAATTTTATCAGTAGGTTCGGTTATGATGGCTATTATGGCTGTTTTAATGAAGCTTTTTAGTAGCAAAAATGTTATGATGAATAAATTGGAATCAGACACTATTTTTAATTTTCAAACAGAATTTTTCTCTGGTGCGGATATGCAGCGATATACGCAAACGGAGGAATGGATTTTGGTTAGTGTTGCTGTGTTTTCTGTTAGTTTAATTGCATGTCTGCTATGGATTGCAAGTATGATTTTTAAAGATTTGGCCGCAGAATTTGCGCCTTTTAGCGATATTGAAGTGAATCGATTGCGGAGAATTTCCTATTTGCTACTAATTTATGCACTAGTACCGCAGATAATGTATTCTATTTTGCATACAGTGCTCATACCAGGTTACAGCATTAATTTTGGGCTGAATATGTCGTTTTTCTTTGCACTTATTTTTTATTGTTTAACGGAAATATTTCTTTACGGTGCCTCTTTGCAAAAAGAATCCGACGAAACTTTATGA